The Candidatus Palibaumannia cicadellinicola genomic sequence GGGATATTCAACAACTACTGGAAGCATTGGCTAATGTTAAGCACACGTAATCTAGCCATCCGCCATAAAAAAGGTATAGCTCGTAGTTTTAGCCGTGCAGCGCCGCATTATGATCGCTACGCAGCTTTTCAACGTGATTGTGGCGAACGTTTAAGGTCATTGATGGGTCCCCGACACGGTAAGTTATTTCTAGACGCCGGTTGCGGTACCGGATGGTTCAGCCGTTGCTGGCAACGTGATGGTAATTCGGTGATTGCGTTAGATCTTTCTTTTGCCATGCTAGCGAGTGCCCAACAACAAAACTCAGCGGACGCCTATATTATCGGTGATATCGAGCAGCTACCGCTAGCGACGGCAGCTGTTGAATGTGTGTTTAGTAACCTAGCTGTCCAGTGGTGCGAAAATTTACCGCAGGTGCTAGCACAATTTCACCGTATACTACGTCCAGGTGGGGTCCTAGCCGTATCCACTTTAGCCCAGGGATCTCTTGATGAACTAGAACAAGCATGGAGGCAAGTCGACAATGGTATGCATATTAACCGTTTTCTTCCATATCTAGATATTGCAGCAGCTTTCAATCCCTATAACCACCAAATAGTCATAGAACAAAAAACCCTACATTATTCGCAATTGATAGATTTGTTGCGTGAAATTCAAGGGGTAGGCGCTAGCTATTTATACCAAGGTCGTCCATCAGGGCTGACTAGCCGTACTCGCTTCCGCGCACTGGAGGAAGCCTGGCCTAAGCATTCGCTAGGATTACCGCTAAGCTATCAACTAGTTTATGGAGTGCTCTATCGTGACTAAACG encodes the following:
- the bioC gene encoding malonyl-ACP O-methyltransferase BioC; this translates as MLSTRNLAIRHKKGIARSFSRAAPHYDRYAAFQRDCGERLRSLMGPRHGKLFLDAGCGTGWFSRCWQRDGNSVIALDLSFAMLASAQQQNSADAYIIGDIEQLPLATAAVECVFSNLAVQWCENLPQVLAQFHRILRPGGVLAVSTLAQGSLDELEQAWRQVDNGMHINRFLPYLDIAAAFNPYNHQIVIEQKTLHYSQLIDLLREIQGVGASYLYQGRPSGLTSRTRFRALEEAWPKHSLGLPLSYQLVYGVLYRD